One segment of Synechococcus sp. MU1617 DNA contains the following:
- a CDS encoding HEAT repeat domain-containing protein produces the protein MNEEAVLWERLARSRRAPLEPSWLGEVYSPSLSVDLRRALCEKLGMQAERGWPVIQELLASHGVLPDLVMAAGLCHQSEARDWLLAQLEQTSDDEDANLMVVQALACWGAEVPQSVVVNCLHHPGQLHRLAGLQLLSFRSHCLDDDELLQFCQEVLNDFRDPVVVAAIRVLQRRDGALISEKLADLCRNGSLPVAEAAFRALGCIATPASQRCLLELSQDLNDENRRKMASTQLSQQFRQ, from the coding sequence ATGAACGAGGAAGCCGTTCTCTGGGAACGGCTCGCCCGATCACGACGCGCTCCATTGGAGCCTTCTTGGCTGGGGGAGGTCTACTCCCCCAGCCTTTCTGTTGATCTGCGACGAGCCCTCTGCGAAAAACTGGGGATGCAAGCCGAGCGCGGCTGGCCCGTGATTCAAGAACTCCTCGCTAGCCATGGGGTTCTGCCCGATTTAGTGATGGCAGCAGGGCTATGCCACCAGAGTGAGGCCCGAGATTGGTTGTTGGCTCAACTCGAGCAAACTTCGGACGATGAGGACGCCAATCTGATGGTGGTTCAGGCTCTGGCTTGCTGGGGCGCCGAAGTTCCGCAATCCGTGGTGGTGAATTGCCTGCATCACCCAGGCCAACTGCACCGACTGGCCGGCCTGCAACTGCTCAGCTTCCGGTCCCACTGCCTTGACGACGATGAACTGCTGCAGTTCTGCCAAGAGGTGTTGAATGATTTTCGCGATCCAGTCGTTGTGGCGGCCATTCGGGTTCTGCAACGCCGCGATGGCGCGTTGATCAGCGAAAAGCTGGCAGACCTGTGTCGCAACGGTTCACTGCCTGTTGCCGAGGCCGCGTTCCGCGCGCTCGGTTGTATCGCCACACCTGCCAGTCAGCGTTGTCTTCTGGAGTTGAGCCAGGACCTGAATGACGAAAATCGACGCAAGATGGCCAGCACCCAACTAAGCCAACAGTTCCGCCAATAA
- the cynS gene encoding cyanase — MTVSAVPSTPSLSAPSQETVTATLMAAKKAKGMSFADLESAMGLDEVWIASLFYGQATASKEEAEKLAELLSLDPAITAALQEFPTKGSLDPVIPTDPLIYRFYEIMQVYGMPLKDVIQEHFGDGIMSAIDFTLDVDKVEDPKGDRVKITMCGKFLPYKKW; from the coding sequence ATGACTGTTTCAGCTGTTCCTTCGACCCCGTCGTTGTCAGCTCCTTCTCAGGAGACCGTCACCGCGACCTTGATGGCCGCCAAGAAAGCCAAGGGAATGAGCTTTGCCGATCTGGAGTCGGCCATGGGCCTTGATGAGGTCTGGATTGCTTCCTTGTTCTATGGACAAGCCACGGCCTCCAAGGAAGAGGCTGAAAAGCTGGCTGAGCTGCTCTCCCTTGATCCGGCCATCACCGCCGCTTTGCAGGAGTTCCCCACCAAGGGAAGCCTCGATCCTGTGATTCCCACTGATCCCTTGATCTATCGCTTCTACGAGATCATGCAGGTCTATGGAATGCCTCTGAAAGATGTTATTCAGGAACATTTTGGTGACGGCATCATGAGCGCGATCGACTTCACGCTTGATGTCGACAAAGTGGAGGATCCCAAGGGTGATCGCGTCAAAATCACCATGTGCGGCAAGTTCCTGCCTTACAAAAAGTGGTGA
- a CDS encoding formate/nitrite transporter family protein: MDYVLPNELVDGMIAAGGKKSTVSVKNLLIRGFYSGAILGLAVILALTVGITVKAPFVGSLLFPFGFASIVLFGMELVTGNFALLPMATWAGKSTWGATFRNWAWVWIGNWIGTAVVAVIMAISLTSGTMDGAADNVGPPIWDAVAQKIMALNQINVEKKYEALGSMGFFLAFLRGLVANWLVCLGVTMALVSKSVPGKILACWLPITAFQSMGMEHIVVNQFLHTAGPILGSGVPFTKVIFWNFLPVTLGNIVGGMVFIGMLFYSTHRTPMENVLPTEHDEKLERELAAELGAR, encoded by the coding sequence ATGGACTACGTCCTCCCCAATGAGCTTGTCGACGGCATGATTGCCGCCGGCGGCAAAAAATCAACGGTCAGCGTGAAAAACCTGCTGATCCGTGGCTTTTACTCCGGAGCCATTCTCGGCCTGGCAGTGATCCTGGCCCTCACCGTGGGCATCACCGTCAAAGCCCCCTTCGTGGGCTCACTGCTCTTCCCCTTCGGCTTCGCCAGCATCGTGCTGTTCGGCATGGAGCTGGTAACCGGCAACTTCGCTCTGCTGCCGATGGCCACCTGGGCTGGCAAAAGCACCTGGGGTGCCACCTTCCGCAACTGGGCCTGGGTGTGGATCGGCAACTGGATCGGCACCGCCGTTGTGGCCGTGATCATGGCCATCAGCCTTACCAGCGGCACTATGGACGGCGCTGCTGACAACGTCGGCCCACCGATCTGGGATGCCGTGGCTCAGAAGATCATGGCCCTCAATCAAATCAACGTTGAGAAGAAGTACGAGGCCCTGGGAAGCATGGGCTTCTTCCTCGCCTTCCTGCGCGGACTGGTGGCCAACTGGTTGGTTTGCCTGGGCGTGACCATGGCTCTGGTGAGCAAGAGCGTTCCCGGCAAGATCCTGGCCTGCTGGCTTCCGATCACCGCCTTCCAATCGATGGGCATGGAGCACATCGTGGTGAACCAGTTCCTGCACACCGCCGGCCCGATCCTCGGTTCAGGCGTCCCCTTCACCAAGGTGATCTTCTGGAACTTCCTGCCTGTCACCCTCGGCAACATCGTTGGCGGCATGGTGTTCATCGGCATGCTCTTTTACAGCACCCACCGCACTCCGATGGAGAACGTGCTGCCGACCGAGCACGATGAAAAGCTGGAGCGTGAGCTCGCTGCTGAATTGGGTGCCCGCTGA
- a CDS encoding ferredoxin--nitrite reductase, with protein sequence MTISSPSRPYLDGKKLNKIEQNKAAKDGLLVGSEIEKFAELGWEQVDETDLQLRLKWYGMFWRPKTPGKFMLRLRVPNGVLSADQLRVVGSIVERYGENGSCDITTRQNLQLRGVLLGDLPEILKRLKEAGLSTIQSGFDNPRNVTGNPIAGIDPNEIVDTRHYTTELQNFLTNNCQGNPEYSNLPRKWNTAVAGAKDNFLLHNDIVFHPVERDGLMGFGVWIGGVLSSQMNAYAVPLNAWVKPDEICKMTDAVIRLWRDNGERDKRPKGRFRLYLDQVGHDVFRSQVEELFGPLTPDPGSVFNTTPRSHYGFHPQKQEGLSYAGLHVPVGRLTAQDLQDLATTSLNYGSGEVRLTEDQNVILVGLPNDKLEALKADALVQRFPLEPGHISAGTVSCTGNTYCGFALTNTKDQALEAAKQLDQELNLPEELKIHWTGCPNTCGQAYMGAIGLTGTKAKNSEGVMGEGYTMTIGGSQGANPSIGEIHRKAIPADEIKAALKEVLIDKFGATPKA encoded by the coding sequence ATGACCATTAGCTCTCCCTCCAGGCCTTACCTGGATGGCAAGAAGCTCAACAAGATCGAGCAGAACAAGGCGGCCAAAGATGGCCTGTTGGTCGGCAGCGAAATCGAAAAATTCGCCGAGCTTGGCTGGGAGCAGGTGGATGAAACCGACCTTCAGCTGCGTTTGAAGTGGTACGGCATGTTCTGGCGCCCGAAAACGCCAGGCAAGTTCATGCTCCGGCTGCGGGTGCCCAATGGCGTGCTCTCGGCCGATCAGCTGCGGGTGGTTGGCTCCATCGTTGAGCGCTACGGCGAAAACGGCAGCTGTGACATCACGACGCGTCAGAACCTGCAACTGCGCGGCGTGCTGCTGGGCGACCTACCCGAAATCCTCAAGCGGCTGAAGGAAGCCGGCCTAAGCACGATCCAATCCGGCTTCGACAACCCTCGCAACGTCACCGGAAATCCCATCGCCGGCATCGATCCCAACGAGATCGTCGACACGCGGCATTACACCACCGAGCTGCAGAACTTCCTCACCAACAACTGCCAGGGCAACCCGGAGTATTCCAACCTGCCCCGCAAATGGAACACCGCCGTTGCCGGCGCGAAGGACAACTTCCTGCTCCACAACGACATCGTTTTTCATCCCGTGGAACGCGATGGGTTGATGGGGTTTGGTGTGTGGATCGGCGGTGTTCTGTCATCGCAGATGAACGCCTATGCCGTTCCCCTGAACGCCTGGGTGAAACCAGACGAAATCTGCAAGATGACCGACGCCGTGATCCGGCTCTGGCGGGACAACGGTGAGCGCGACAAGCGCCCCAAAGGCCGCTTCCGCCTCTACCTGGATCAAGTGGGCCACGACGTGTTCCGCAGCCAGGTTGAAGAACTCTTCGGTCCGTTGACCCCCGATCCTGGGTCCGTGTTCAACACCACGCCCCGCTCCCACTACGGCTTCCATCCCCAGAAACAGGAAGGGCTCTCCTACGCAGGTCTTCACGTTCCTGTTGGTCGCCTGACCGCCCAGGATCTGCAGGATCTCGCAACCACCAGCCTCAATTACGGCAGTGGGGAAGTGCGTCTCACGGAAGACCAGAACGTCATCCTCGTGGGGCTTCCCAACGACAAGCTCGAGGCTTTAAAGGCTGATGCCCTGGTGCAGCGCTTCCCACTGGAGCCCGGTCACATCTCCGCAGGGACGGTGTCCTGCACCGGCAACACCTACTGCGGTTTTGCCCTCACCAACACCAAGGACCAAGCCCTGGAAGCGGCCAAGCAACTCGACCAAGAGCTCAATCTTCCTGAGGAGCTGAAGATCCACTGGACCGGCTGCCCCAACACCTGCGGCCAGGCCTACATGGGTGCCATCGGCCTCACCGGCACCAAGGCCAAAAACAGTGAAGGCGTGATGGGCGAGGGCTACACGATGACCATCGGTGGGTCCCAAGGTGCCAACCCGAGCATCGGCGAAATCCATCGCAAAGCCATCCCTGCCGATGAGATCAAAGCCGCTCTCAAAGAGGTCTTGATCGACAAGTTCGGGGCCACCCCCAAGGCCTGA
- a CDS encoding ferredoxin--nitrite reductase, whose product MKSRLPASTTPLTVMANRNDVFSRFVNWLSASGRDGAAINRQGGSPDLFSRLMNRISG is encoded by the coding sequence TTGAAGTCACGGCTCCCCGCATCGACCACCCCCCTCACCGTCATGGCCAACCGCAACGACGTGTTCTCTCGTTTCGTCAACTGGCTCAGCGCCAGTGGTCGCGACGGAGCCGCCATCAACCGTCAGGGCGGCAGCCCTGATCTGTTCTCCCGCCTGATGAACCGCATCAGCGGTTGA
- a CDS encoding diacylglycerol/polyprenol kinase family protein codes for MLSFTGPIAILIWMAMVTAGAVLCRRLRPNQRELSRKIVHIGTGAVVPLAWFFQIPFVVALPVAAVITVLTAMNHQWRFIPAVEDVDRNSYGTIAYGIAITTLLLLFWPTRADAVSAGVLVMALGDGLAGLIGRNVKSPKWVLFGQTKSSVGTMTMAVVSILVLIGLARWSGADLSLPATLGMVAIATGLEQLSWGGLDNLSVPLSVGMLWSQLVG; via the coding sequence TTGCTTTCCTTCACCGGACCCATCGCCATCCTGATCTGGATGGCGATGGTGACAGCAGGCGCTGTGTTGTGTCGTCGGCTTCGGCCGAACCAACGGGAACTGAGCCGAAAGATTGTGCACATCGGAACCGGAGCCGTGGTTCCTTTGGCCTGGTTCTTTCAAATTCCCTTCGTCGTTGCCCTGCCTGTCGCGGCGGTGATCACTGTTTTGACGGCGATGAACCACCAATGGCGTTTCATCCCCGCCGTTGAGGATGTTGATCGCAACAGCTACGGCACCATCGCCTACGGCATCGCGATCACAACGCTGCTTCTGCTGTTCTGGCCAACCCGAGCCGATGCGGTGTCCGCCGGGGTTCTCGTGATGGCCCTGGGGGATGGCCTTGCAGGGTTGATCGGCCGCAACGTCAAGTCCCCGAAATGGGTTCTTTTTGGTCAGACCAAATCAAGTGTCGGCACAATGACCATGGCCGTTGTCTCAATCCTGGTGCTGATCGGCCTGGCGCGATGGTCGGGGGCTGACCTGTCCCTTCCGGCAACCCTGGGCATGGTTGCCATCGCAACCGGGCTGGAACAGCTCAGCTGGGGTGGTCTCGACAACCTCAGCGTTCCCCTCAGCGTTGGAATGCTGTGGAGTCAACTGGTGGGCTGA
- a CDS encoding MFS transporter — protein MAAACWNVSLSCVAASLQRPRIPTLLSAFLTLLNDRLSESIVFPLLPFLLAQFAPDGRTLGLLAGSYALAQFLVTPLIGALSDRYGRRPVISICVAGSVVGLGLFAVTVSLPWPSQSLLPLLLLFAARIIDGISGGTAATASAVLADITPPDKRARAFGLIGVAFGLGFILGPFVGGQLAQVSVSLPVWVATGFAALNLLVVLNLLPETHPQDSRKSLPRKRDLNPFARLSQVLMNPSVGRLCGAFFLFFLAFNGFTAILVLYFKQRFGWGPELATTAFLVVGVVATVVQGGLIGPLVKRFGEWRLTLLGLGLVIIGCLLIPSVGASDRAGAIFIAVGILALGTGLVTPSLRSLVSRRLGREGQGSALGSLQALQSLGSFLGPPLAGLSYDLLGPVSPFAAAATVLVIVIGLVAGSPLPDISDTQPSQS, from the coding sequence ATGGCAGCCGCCTGTTGGAATGTGAGTCTCTCCTGCGTGGCAGCAAGCTTGCAGCGTCCTCGGATTCCCACACTGCTCAGCGCGTTTCTCACGCTGCTTAACGACCGGCTCAGCGAAAGCATTGTTTTTCCGCTGTTGCCCTTTCTCCTCGCCCAGTTCGCCCCAGACGGACGAACCCTGGGTTTGTTGGCGGGAAGCTATGCCCTCGCTCAGTTCCTGGTCACCCCATTGATCGGCGCGCTGAGTGATCGGTACGGCCGCCGCCCCGTGATCAGCATCTGCGTCGCAGGATCCGTGGTGGGACTCGGCCTGTTTGCAGTAACGGTTTCACTGCCTTGGCCCAGCCAAAGCCTGCTTCCCCTGTTGCTGCTGTTCGCAGCTCGGATCATTGACGGCATCAGTGGCGGTACGGCAGCGACGGCCAGCGCCGTGCTGGCGGACATCACTCCTCCCGACAAGCGGGCCCGTGCCTTCGGCTTGATCGGCGTGGCCTTTGGCTTGGGGTTCATCCTTGGGCCCTTCGTTGGCGGGCAACTGGCCCAGGTGTCGGTGTCCCTTCCCGTTTGGGTGGCCACAGGCTTCGCTGCTCTCAACCTCTTGGTGGTGCTCAATCTGCTGCCGGAAACCCATCCTCAGGACTCGCGCAAAAGCCTGCCCAGAAAACGCGACCTAAATCCTTTTGCACGACTCAGCCAGGTGCTGATGAACCCCAGCGTGGGGCGACTGTGCGGAGCCTTTTTCCTGTTCTTTCTGGCCTTCAACGGGTTCACCGCCATCCTGGTGCTCTATTTCAAGCAACGCTTCGGCTGGGGCCCTGAACTGGCCACCACAGCGTTCCTTGTCGTGGGGGTCGTCGCCACCGTGGTCCAAGGAGGGCTAATCGGGCCCCTGGTGAAACGGTTTGGTGAATGGCGTCTGACCTTGCTGGGCCTGGGCCTGGTGATCATTGGATGCCTGCTGATACCGAGCGTCGGTGCATCCGATCGGGCCGGCGCCATCTTCATCGCCGTCGGCATCCTGGCCCTGGGCACCGGCCTGGTCACACCAAGCCTGCGCAGCCTGGTGTCACGGCGCCTAGGTCGGGAGGGGCAAGGCAGCGCCCTCGGCAGCCTTCAGGCCCTGCAAAGTTTGGGCAGTTTTCTCGGTCCACCCTTGGCGGGATTGAGCTACGACCTTCTGGGTCCAGTGAGCCCCTTTGCCGCAGCGGCAACCGTGTTGGTGATCGTGATCGGCCTAGTGGCCGGCAGCCCTCTGCCGGACATCTCCGACACACAACCAAGCCAGTCCTGA
- the ppk1 gene encoding polyphosphate kinase 1, whose amino-acid sequence MCAAALAPEHYINRELSWIAFNERVLAQALDPRTPLLDQAKFSAIFSNNLDEFFMVRVASLKSQVEAGVSKPSEDGKSPLEQLLAIRERLIPLLREQQVHYRQHLRPKLLEHKVELLDYKQLNDDQRQWVDNTFQTSVFPVLTPLAVDPAHPFPFVSNLSLNVAAVVVDPETGQRQFARVKVPQKNLPRFIAIPSDLSGQEHKPVHTAIALEQVIAFNLKELFPGMTIEGHYFFRVTRDADLELRDLEADDLMLALEQGLRKRRMGGEVVRLEVPNEMPQDVVEMLMTGLSVEVEDLYVIDGPLGLDDLLSLTSLPLPNLKSRTHGGQTPTLLARSQQHLVEEGAIKPDEFESIFSVIRRQDILLHHPYELFSTTVEEFINQAADDPQVMGIKMTLYRTSKDSPIIAALIRAAENGKQVMALVELKARFDEDNNIQWARHLEQSGVHVVYGVLGLKTHTKIVLVVRKEKEKLQSYAHIGTGNYNSKTSKLYTDLGLLTANQELGQDLVELFNYLTGFSKQQSFRRLLVAPVTLRKGMELLIRREIEHAQQGQKAVIRAKMNSLVDPTIIALLYEASQAGVRIELIIRGMCSLYPGREGLSENIRVISIIGPFLEHSRIFSFANGGAPEVYIGSADWMSRNLDRRIEAVTPIEHPEHRQKLERLLQLYFNDNQGAWDMESDGTFVQRKPENGDSERNSQMQLVKEWSNGIQSL is encoded by the coding sequence ATGTGCGCAGCAGCATTAGCCCCGGAGCACTACATCAACCGGGAGCTGAGCTGGATCGCCTTCAACGAGAGGGTGCTGGCCCAGGCCCTGGATCCGCGCACACCTCTGCTCGATCAAGCCAAGTTCAGCGCCATCTTCAGCAACAACCTCGACGAATTCTTCATGGTTCGCGTGGCGTCACTGAAGTCTCAGGTGGAGGCGGGCGTCAGCAAACCGAGTGAGGACGGGAAGTCACCCCTGGAGCAACTGCTGGCGATCCGAGAGCGACTGATTCCCCTGCTGCGAGAGCAACAGGTGCATTACCGCCAACATCTGAGGCCGAAGCTGCTCGAGCACAAGGTTGAGCTACTCGATTACAAACAGCTCAACGACGACCAACGCCAGTGGGTTGATAACACCTTCCAGACGTCGGTGTTTCCGGTGCTCACACCCCTGGCTGTGGACCCCGCCCATCCGTTCCCCTTCGTCAGCAACCTGAGCCTGAACGTTGCCGCCGTGGTTGTTGATCCAGAAACAGGACAACGACAATTTGCACGGGTCAAAGTTCCCCAGAAAAATCTTCCTCGCTTCATCGCCATCCCGTCAGACCTGAGCGGCCAGGAGCACAAACCCGTTCACACTGCCATTGCTCTCGAACAGGTGATCGCCTTCAACCTGAAGGAGCTGTTCCCTGGCATGACAATCGAAGGGCACTACTTCTTCCGAGTGACCAGGGATGCAGATCTGGAACTGAGGGATCTGGAAGCTGATGACCTGATGCTGGCCTTGGAACAAGGGCTGCGAAAACGACGAATGGGCGGAGAGGTGGTGCGCCTCGAAGTTCCCAACGAGATGCCTCAGGACGTGGTGGAGATGCTGATGACGGGACTCAGCGTTGAAGTGGAAGACCTCTATGTCATCGATGGCCCCCTGGGGCTGGACGACCTGCTCAGCCTGACTTCACTACCGCTACCGAACCTCAAGAGCCGAACCCACGGGGGCCAGACACCAACGTTGCTTGCCCGCAGTCAGCAACACCTGGTGGAAGAAGGAGCGATCAAGCCGGATGAATTCGAATCCATTTTTTCGGTGATTCGCCGTCAGGACATCCTTCTGCACCATCCCTACGAACTGTTCTCGACAACCGTCGAAGAGTTCATCAACCAGGCAGCGGACGATCCCCAGGTGATGGGCATCAAGATGACGCTCTACCGCACGTCAAAAGATTCCCCGATCATCGCTGCACTAATCCGAGCCGCCGAAAACGGCAAGCAGGTGATGGCCCTTGTGGAATTGAAAGCGCGATTTGACGAAGACAACAACATCCAATGGGCCCGGCACCTGGAGCAGTCCGGGGTTCATGTTGTTTACGGGGTGCTCGGGCTAAAAACCCACACCAAGATTGTTCTGGTGGTGCGCAAGGAAAAGGAGAAGCTTCAGAGCTATGCGCACATCGGAACGGGCAACTACAACTCCAAAACCTCCAAGCTCTACACCGACCTGGGCCTGCTCACAGCCAACCAGGAACTGGGGCAAGACCTGGTGGAACTGTTCAATTACCTCACCGGTTTTTCCAAGCAGCAAAGTTTTCGTCGCCTGCTCGTGGCCCCCGTCACCCTGCGGAAAGGCATGGAACTGTTGATCCGCCGCGAAATTGAACATGCCCAGCAGGGCCAAAAGGCCGTAATCCGAGCAAAAATGAACTCCCTGGTGGACCCAACGATCATTGCGCTTCTTTATGAAGCGTCCCAAGCCGGAGTCAGGATCGAATTGATCATTCGCGGCATGTGCAGCCTCTATCCCGGTCGCGAAGGACTGAGTGAAAACATTCGGGTGATCAGCATCATCGGCCCATTCCTGGAACACTCGAGAATCTTCTCGTTCGCCAACGGCGGCGCTCCGGAGGTTTACATCGGTAGTGCCGACTGGATGAGCCGCAACCTCGACCGCCGCATTGAAGCGGTCACACCGATCGAACATCCAGAACATCGCCAGAAACTAGAACGCCTACTGCAGCTGTACTTCAATGACAACCAGGGAGCCTGGGACATGGAGAGCGACGGCACATTTGTGCAGCGCAAACCGGAAAATGGTGACTCAGAACGTAATTCCCAGATGCAATTGGTCAAGGAATGGAGCAACGGCATCCAATCCTTGTGA
- a CDS encoding RpoD/SigA family RNA polymerase sigma factor, which produces MGIPLESSGTTKKSSRKEPALPSTGRRPSTRQGGRLATDSIGFYLSSIGRIPLLTAAEEIELAHHVQAMKQLQELPEEELTSRHRHKIRMGKRARDRMMAANLRLVVSVAKKYQNQGLELLDLVQEGAIGLERAVDKFDPAMGYKFSTYAYWWIRQGMTRAIDNSARTIRLPIHISEKLSKMRRISRELSHRFGRQPNRLELASAMGIEPRELEDLISQSAPCASLDAHARGEEDRSTLGELIPDPNGEEPMEGMDRSIQKEHLGGWLSQLNEREQKILKLRFGLGGEEPLTLAEIGRQINVSRERVRQLEAKAILKLRAMTNHQQAA; this is translated from the coding sequence ATGGGGATCCCTCTGGAATCTTCCGGCACGACAAAAAAGTCGTCTCGGAAGGAACCTGCGTTGCCGTCCACTGGACGTCGACCATCAACTCGACAAGGAGGACGGCTTGCCACCGACTCCATCGGTTTTTATCTGAGCAGCATCGGGCGCATTCCCTTGCTGACGGCAGCTGAAGAGATCGAACTTGCACACCATGTGCAAGCGATGAAGCAACTTCAGGAGTTGCCGGAGGAGGAGCTGACCTCCCGGCATCGTCACAAGATCCGCATGGGCAAACGCGCCCGCGACCGGATGATGGCCGCCAACCTCCGTCTCGTGGTGAGCGTGGCGAAGAAATACCAGAACCAGGGCCTGGAACTGCTCGATCTGGTTCAGGAAGGTGCCATCGGCCTGGAACGAGCGGTCGACAAGTTCGACCCCGCCATGGGCTACAAATTTTCCACCTATGCCTACTGGTGGATTCGCCAAGGCATGACGCGGGCCATCGACAACAGCGCCCGCACCATTCGCCTGCCGATCCACATCAGCGAAAAACTCTCCAAGATGCGTCGCATCTCCCGGGAGCTGTCCCACCGCTTCGGCCGTCAACCGAATCGGCTGGAATTAGCGAGTGCCATGGGCATCGAACCGCGGGAACTGGAGGATCTGATCTCCCAGAGCGCACCTTGTGCATCACTCGATGCCCATGCCCGTGGCGAGGAAGATCGCAGCACCCTGGGCGAATTGATCCCGGATCCCAACGGTGAAGAGCCGATGGAAGGGATGGATCGCAGCATCCAGAAGGAACATCTGGGCGGCTGGCTGTCGCAGTTGAACGAGCGCGAGCAGAAGATTCTGAAGTTGCGGTTCGGTCTCGGAGGTGAAGAGCCTCTAACCCTTGCGGAAATCGGTCGTCAGATCAATGTGTCCCGTGAGCGCGTCCGACAGCTCGAGGCCAAAGCGATTCTCAAGCTGCGCGCGATGACCAACCACCAACAAGCCGCCTAA
- a CDS encoding anthranilate phosphoribosyltransferase family protein encodes MTSAVLSGRDRFKQHLRKVGSGEHTSKGMSREEAADAMELMLQGEATPAQIGAFLIAHRIRRPEPQELTGMLDTYRTHGPVLQSTAGSRTPLCFGMPYDGRTRTAPIYPLTALVLLACGQPVVLQGGDRMPIKYGVTAIDLFRLLNLDLTGLPISAVAEGFQQNGFALIHQPDHFPIAETLIGYREELGKRPPVASLELLWTPHQGDHLLVSGFVHPPTEARAWEALKQAGETDVLTVKGLEGGTDLPIGRACITARVRNGEAERLILHPRDHGCHDADVEWTDDNTWADQARNALQHKGPLCDAVRWNAGAYLWFSGCCESLEQGIQLAASALQTGQARAMLDQLCAWRSSLTIR; translated from the coding sequence TTGACGAGCGCAGTTCTCTCCGGCCGCGACCGCTTCAAGCAGCACCTGCGCAAGGTGGGAAGCGGCGAACACACCAGCAAAGGGATGAGTCGCGAGGAAGCGGCTGATGCCATGGAGCTGATGCTGCAGGGCGAAGCGACGCCCGCACAGATCGGCGCCTTCCTGATTGCCCATCGCATCCGACGACCCGAGCCCCAAGAACTCACGGGGATGCTCGACACCTACCGAACCCACGGACCGGTGCTGCAATCCACCGCTGGCAGTCGAACACCGCTCTGTTTCGGCATGCCCTATGACGGGCGCACGCGCACAGCGCCGATATACCCGCTCACCGCGCTGGTGCTGCTGGCCTGTGGTCAGCCGGTGGTTCTGCAGGGCGGTGACCGGATGCCGATCAAATACGGCGTCACCGCTATTGACCTGTTCCGCCTTCTCAATCTCGACCTCACAGGTCTGCCGATCAGCGCCGTTGCAGAGGGGTTCCAGCAGAACGGCTTCGCCCTAATCCACCAACCGGATCACTTCCCCATCGCGGAAACCCTGATCGGCTACCGCGAGGAGCTGGGCAAGCGTCCCCCGGTTGCCAGCCTGGAACTCCTCTGGACACCCCATCAAGGCGACCATCTTCTCGTGAGTGGCTTTGTCCACCCACCAACAGAAGCCCGCGCCTGGGAAGCCCTGAAGCAAGCCGGAGAAACCGATGTCCTCACCGTGAAAGGGTTGGAAGGAGGAACCGACCTGCCCATCGGCAGGGCCTGCATCACGGCCCGGGTGCGGAACGGCGAAGCGGAACGATTGATCCTGCACCCCCGGGACCATGGCTGTCACGACGCCGATGTGGAATGGACTGACGACAACACCTGGGCCGATCAGGCGCGAAACGCACTGCAGCACAAAGGCCCTCTTTGCGACGCCGTGCGCTGGAACGCCGGCGCCTATCTGTGGTTCTCCGGCTGCTGTGAATCCCTGGAACAAGGCATTCAACTGGCAGCGTCTGCTCTGCAAACGGGCCAGGCCCGAGCCATGCTCGATCAACTCTGCGCTTGGCGGAGCAGCTTGACCATCCGATAG
- a CDS encoding cyanate hydratase, protein MSQFFQSMATLLQAQFLPPITAPQLILERLYYAEGRHHPEHPRHGSFEGLSRLSRP, encoded by the coding sequence ATGAGCCAATTTTTCCAATCCATGGCAACCCTGCTTCAGGCGCAATTCCTTCCTCCAATAACAGCGCCCCAACTGATCCTGGAACGGCTCTATTACGCCGAAGGACGCCACCACCCTGAGCATCCACGTCATGGCAGCTTCGAAGGGTTATCACGGCTGAGCAGGCCCTGA
- a CDS encoding GNAT family N-acetyltransferase — protein sequence MALRPIAPEDQPLLREIYADAIESQAPLLYSDEQVRAWAALAWLPGVLDASFREGSGWLTTDGSAFAIRHPEDRLSLLYCRGCASRRGHGSALLNRIEADALASGVRHLRTEASQFSRPLLERRGWCVETPETILIGGVPFERYRMVKLLRQAQS from the coding sequence ATGGCTTTGCGTCCGATTGCTCCGGAGGATCAACCGCTGTTGCGGGAGATCTATGCCGATGCGATCGAATCGCAGGCTCCCCTCCTTTATTCAGATGAACAAGTCAGGGCTTGGGCGGCCCTGGCTTGGTTGCCCGGCGTGCTCGACGCGAGCTTTCGGGAAGGCTCGGGATGGCTCACCACCGATGGTTCAGCGTTTGCGATCCGCCATCCCGAAGATCGTTTGTCGCTGCTCTATTGCCGTGGTTGTGCGTCGAGGCGGGGGCATGGCAGTGCGCTTCTGAACCGGATTGAGGCGGATGCGCTGGCGTCCGGCGTCCGGCATCTGCGAACGGAGGCCAGCCAGTTCAGCCGACCGTTGCTGGAGCGACGTGGCTGGTGTGTGGAAACGCCGGAGACGATCCTGATTGGAGGCGTTCCGTTCGAGCGCTATCGGATGGTCAAGCTGCTCCGCCAAGCGCAGAGTTGA